The Frondihabitans australicus genome includes a region encoding these proteins:
- a CDS encoding DUF7455 domain-containing protein, with amino-acid sequence MTQMATHHDAVDELGSRYQLTAADRCDSCGAQAYIRATMASGELLFCAHHGAKFKEKLQPNALEWLDETAKLSAH; translated from the coding sequence ATGACTCAGATGGCCACCCACCACGACGCCGTCGACGAGCTCGGCTCCCGCTACCAGCTGACCGCGGCAGATCGCTGCGATTCCTGCGGAGCCCAGGCTTACATCCGGGCGACCATGGCATCGGGCGAACTTCTCTTCTGCGCCCACCACGGCGCGAAGTTCAAAGAGAAGCTGCAGCCGAACGCGCTCGAGTGGCTCGACGAGACCGCCAAGCTCAGCGCCCACTAG
- a CDS encoding type 1 glutamine amidotransferase, with amino-acid sequence MSLITLLQLYPEQLGVSGDGGNVVTLAERARRAGHSVELVSHRPGDEIPAAVPDLVHVGSGPLSTLRAIHSDAQRFAGLLRDWADAGVPIVAIGGGMELLSNGITGEGADLEGLGLFDAVAHRGAKRRANYFRVETTYDGDLLTLFGFEDHATRFELGPTGTPFGIVASGGGNGDGTEGVVRGASFGTQLKGPALPLNPELTDRVLTAALARTGGTYETNALHAKLDEFARQSRLVIEKNLEHVFKAM; translated from the coding sequence ATGAGCCTCATCACCCTCCTCCAGCTCTACCCCGAGCAGCTCGGCGTCTCGGGCGACGGCGGGAACGTCGTCACGCTGGCCGAGCGCGCACGTCGCGCGGGGCACTCGGTCGAGCTCGTGTCGCACCGGCCGGGCGACGAGATCCCCGCGGCGGTGCCCGATCTCGTGCACGTGGGCAGCGGCCCGCTCTCGACTCTGCGCGCCATCCACTCGGATGCGCAGAGGTTCGCGGGGCTCCTGCGCGACTGGGCCGACGCCGGGGTCCCGATCGTCGCCATCGGCGGCGGCATGGAGCTGCTGTCGAACGGCATCACCGGCGAGGGCGCCGACCTCGAGGGCCTGGGCCTGTTCGACGCGGTTGCGCATCGCGGGGCGAAGCGGCGGGCGAACTACTTCCGCGTCGAGACGACGTACGATGGCGACCTGCTGACGCTGTTCGGCTTCGAGGACCACGCCACCCGCTTCGAGCTCGGCCCGACCGGCACGCCGTTCGGAATCGTCGCCAGCGGCGGCGGCAACGGCGACGGCACCGAGGGTGTCGTGCGCGGCGCCTCGTTCGGCACGCAGCTGAAGGGCCCGGCGCTGCCGCTGAACCCCGAGCTCACCGACCGCGTGCTCACCGCCGCCCTGGCTCGCACCGGCGGCACCTACGAGACGAACGCCTTGCACGCGAAACTCGACGAGTTCGCCCGGCAGTCGCGCCTCGTCATCGAGAAGAACCTGGAGCACGTCTTCAAGGCGATGTAG
- a CDS encoding DUF1905 domain-containing protein, which produces MELSFEGEVCEWRGPAPFHFVTVPDDAADAIADVASLVTYGWGMIPVTLTVGDTTVTTSLWPKDGAYVVPIKKRVQDAERVAIGDRIEVRLTLEVRAP; this is translated from the coding sequence ATGGAGCTGTCGTTCGAAGGAGAGGTGTGCGAGTGGCGCGGCCCGGCGCCGTTCCACTTCGTGACGGTGCCCGACGACGCCGCAGACGCGATCGCCGATGTCGCGTCGCTCGTGACCTACGGCTGGGGCATGATCCCGGTCACGCTCACGGTCGGCGACACGACCGTCACCACCTCGCTCTGGCCCAAGGACGGCGCCTACGTCGTGCCCATCAAGAAGCGGGTGCAGGATGCCGAGCGCGTCGCGATCGGCGACCGCATCGAGGTGCGCCTGACGCTCGAGGTCCGCGCCCCCTAG